The Chloroflexota bacterium DNA window CGCGAGGAACGGGATGCCGGAAGAGGGGGAGACGCTATTTGGCTAGGAGGTCATCGAGGACGGAGGAGAGGCGGGCTTCGGTGAGCGGGCCGACGAGCTTCTTGACGATTTTGTAGTCCACGATGAAGTATTTTTCGGGGATGCCGGTGAAACCATAGGAGACGGCGATGGTGCCCTTTCTATCCGGGCCGTTGGGATAGGTTGAGCCGAACTGCTTGATGAAGGAGCGGGCTTCGCTCTCGCTATCGGTGACGGCGACGCCGAGGAAGGCAACGCCTTTATCTTTGTAGCGCTGCCAGACGGCCTCGAGATCGCGGGCTTCTTGGCGACAGGGGACGCACCAGGAGGCCCAGAAGTCGACCATGACGACTTTTTTCTTGGCGAGGAGGTCGTTAAGGGAGACCTGCGCGCCATCAAAGGTGGTGATGGTGAAAGACGTGGGCTCTTCGCGGAGGACGCGACCTTCGCCGGCGCTGGTGAAGGTGGCGATGCCAGTGGCGTTGTTGCTATCCCGGAAGAAGACGCCCCAAACGAAGAGGATGAGGAGGGCGATGAGGGGCAGAATGCCTATGGTGATGACGGCCCAGCGGGGGAGCTTCACGGAAGGACCTCAGAGGATTTGTCCGCAGATCATGCAGATGAACGCAGATCGCAGCATCATTACACGACAGAGAGCATCATCAGTTTAGCGGAAGAACGCGCTAATTAGGAGAGGATTGGAGGGAGGGGTCTACTGGAAAATATCTCCGAGGACGATCCAGTAGATGATGAGGTAGATGCCTGCGCCCGCCAGGAAGATGCCGCTGAGGCGCTGGAAGTAGGATGCCACGCCCTTGAGCGTCTGCACCACCGCGCCCTTGAATGCCGCCGCGCTCAGGCTGACGGAGATGACGACGACGCCCATGCCCAGGGCGAAGCCGACGAACTGGCCGACGCCGCTCAAGACGCCTTCGGAGGCGGTGGCGCGGCCGACGACGACGAGGAAGATGGCGAGGGTGCAGGAGAGCGAAGCCGCACCATAGGCGACGCCATAGACGAAGGCGGAGCCGATGCCGCGCCCGCCGGGCCTACCGATGCGGCTTGCCAAAGCCAACCCGAAGGTGCGCCCGGTGAGCAGCACCCAG harbors:
- a CDS encoding TlpA family protein disulfide reductase, which translates into the protein MKLPRWAVITIGILPLIALLILFVWGVFFRDSNNATGIATFTSAGEGRVLREEPTSFTITTFDGAQVSLNDLLAKKKVVMVDFWASWCVPCRQEARDLEAVWQRYKDKGVAFLGVAVTDSESEARSFIKQFGSTYPNGPDRKGTIAVSYGFTGIPEKYFIVDYKIVKKLVGPLTEARLSSVLDDLLAK